TGCATGCCATATATCACTTTTTCTCCACTATAGTGCAAGATTGTGTATACACTGCCATTCATACGCTTTATGTGTGCctttatgtatgttttttatagttttaggggtatgtttttagaatattaaagTACTATATTACTATTTATTGTGTTTCCCGtctgagtgtgccccttcatatttGCTTACACCTCATTTGTCTTTTGtggtcctgagggtgggacctgagggtgagcaccttatccataCGGTGAGGGTGTGAGCCGCTGTATCCCTTTGTTTCATCTAAGACATATaaccataaaacatataatatcacTGCAAACATTATAATAACTAGGGATAAGGCGGTCCTTATTCCTGGAAATAATCAACTCATACTTTTTAAGAGACTCACGTCTTCTCTATAGGAGGCTTGGATCTATAGTGCCAATAACTTGGTGTACAATGTCAAGTTGTGACTGTTGTAAATCTCCGCGTTTTCACAAGAGCAATGGGGGGAGAGGGGTGAATGAAGTTAATGAACCAAACACAACAGGAACAAAAAAAGCCTAAGTATATCAAGAGAGCAAAACATTTATAGAAGGCTGGCACGGCCTGTAAAACCTTACTTGGTCAATCCAAGAAGATGTTTGTGACGTTCCTGCCCTGGCTTTGTCCAGCACATTCTGTCTTGCTCTACTCCACAGTAATTGCCTGTATGTTGTAAATACATATATCCCCCGGTACAGAGGTATTTTAGGAGATTTTCTGGTTTTCTTACATCAGTTTGCAGATTTCCTACAAGATTTAGTATAAAAAAGCTTTGGAAAGCAAGCTGTTGGTTATTACGTGCAATTCAGTGAGTTGAGCATTCAGTGATCCAACAATTCCTTTGGTTTGACATATTCCCAGAATGATTCCAAACCTAATTGTAACCTATAATCGCTGATTGTAATTCGAAAGCTACAAATGTAATAGTATCTTCAGCAACTGTGCAACACTGTTGAAAGCACTGGCGTCTACTGGGGAAGAACGACAGGGGGTGGGGATCTGAAAGTCACATTATTATGTACTTGGATTACATTGTACAGCTGTAAGCTATGGTGGATCTGGTATAGTTCTTGGAGTACTGTTGTAGTTTTCATTACAGTTTTATAAGCTGATTGGCATCTTCCTTacatgtgttaaaggggttacagaagattagaaaaacatggctactttcCATTAGAAACAGTGCCGCAACTACCCACGGGCGGTGtgttgtattgcagctcaaccccattcacttcagtggagctgaaTTGCACTGGTTCTCtgaaggtccttttacatggactgATCATTGGGTCAATTATTAAGGATGAACATTTGTAGAAACTTGTGTTCCTGGTAATTGTCCAATGTAAAGGTGCTGGTGATCACAGGATGCGTGAGCAAAGATGCTTTATTGGGTGATCGGATATTTCAGCCAGAATATTGAAGTGCTGTGTAAATGGGGGATCTGCTGTCCAACAATAAAGAacctgtatggggatgagtgattgcAGTAACgattgctcgtcctcatacagagggAGTGATTGCTGCAAGTAAATGCTCACAATCGGGCAATTGTTGGGAACATTTGGTTTGTTTCCTGGTCATGCTGTGTAAAGGGGCTTTTTGCATGTACTATGCTATTAGTGTTTAGGCTTCCTATACAGCTTTTATGCAGGGTGACATGGTATTCCATGGTATTAGGGTAATATTCCCTATTTAGCCAAGGAATTCAGTCCTTATCCTCTAAGAATGTAAGGCTCTTGTTGAGCCTTTCAtagatttgaataaaaaaaaacaaaaaaaacttccgGCTGTTACAGGAGATGATGTAGTGGTCCGGGCAGCTGGTCACATGATGTAGCAGCAGCAAAAGAGATTATTTAAATAACTAATCCACAACTGATCATCAGTAGAGCAGAGACTATTAGAATTAGACTtggcctcaattttttttttttttttccccaattgaaTTATTCTAGAATAGTCATTTTACCacctaaaaaaaatcaatgtttaaaacatttttaagaaatttaAAGTACATTGTAGGGATGGGGATGTTGGGTTATAgatgttgatgacctaaccttcagaaaggtcatcaatatcagatcggttggGGTCTGATACCCGGACTCTCTCCAATTAGCTGTTTTGGGTTGCTGCTACATTGGGGCTATACTATgtatggagatggaggcagatgGCTCCATATGCTGTGTAGTGGTCATGTCTCAGTAATCTAGCTCAGCTCCCATCTAAAgcggttgtcccacgaaaaatattcgaCAGTTTtaaaactagcacctggatctgaatacttttctaattgcatgtaattaaaaatttagcacagccactgagttattcattcAATAacatttatctgtatagcgctacctcctgtttgtttttttatttctttgtcctgcttactgagatggccgcacatgctcagtttcatccttcaactgcctcctgagctgtgattgggagagagctgagacacgccccctgagcagtgatagggagagctgagacacaccccctgagctgcagcagagaagacactcctcctgagctgtcagcttgatataaatctagcagagcaatgaatggggagagctctggacccatgtgaggtacagggctggttctagctgtgttaggcctctttcacacttgcgttgtccggatccggcgtgtactccacttgccggaattacacgccggatccggaaaaacgcaagtgtactgaaagtgtactgaaagcatttgaagacggatccgtcttcaaaattatttcagtgttactatggcagccaggacgctattaaagtcctggttgccatagtaggagcggggagcgggggagcggcatacttaccatccgtgcggctcccggggagctccagagtgacgtcagagcgccccatgcgcatggatgacgtgccatgcgatcacgtcatccatgcgcctggggcgccctgacgtcactctggagcgccccgggagccgcacggatggtaagtatactgctcccccgctacactttaccatggctgccgggactttagcgtcccggcagccatggtaaccactctaaaaaagctaaacgtcgtatccggcaatgcttaaggccggatccggatcaatgcctttcaatgggcattcattccggatccggccttgcggcaagtcttcagtttttttggctggagcaaaaagcgcagcatgctgcagtattttctccggccaaaaaacattccgttccggaactgaagacatcctgatgcatcctgaacggatttcactccattcagaatgcattaggataatcctgatcaggattcttccggcatagagccccgacgacggaactctatgccggaagacaataacgcaagtgtgaaagagcccttagaaagagatttgtcatgtactatatgatgtctggtttttaATTTttgacattagtcatgggataacccctttaattaaagccGACGCCAgaaactacacaatggatggagccttCTGCACGTACACTGTTTGCTTCCAGCATTGCGGCAGCTGaaaacagttgattggtggggtTGTCTGGTTCAGTCCCccaccattctgatattgatgaccaatcaagAGGGCAGATCGTAAATAGCTGTAGTCCAGATGATCCCTTTAATACATCTATCCATTAACCTCTAATACATGGACAAGACCATGTCACATGCAGAAAGTCTGTCTCACTCGGTTCTTTTTTTGTGCATGATTAGATGACACATATCCCAATAAAATTGATTTAAATTTACATTGTATTGTTTTGACACCATGAAGCAATATTGTATTATCCATTTCTCTAATTGAGCTACTGTATACAGTAATTGTTACAGTAGTCATTGGGCAAACTTATTTGTTGATTATTTTATTTGTTAAGGACCATGGTTCTAGCGATCTAGTTATAGCATAATGTCTATCTACAGATATTTCTGCCCACTTCTAATAACCTGTATAATGTGTTAATCCACCTAAAGTATTATAACAAAATCCTCCTTCAATATGTATCTTGCTAGCATTCCTGCACATGTGTTGATCCTCATTTCCTGCCTCTTGCGCCTTGTATCCCTCTGGAGTTATTTCCAAGCTGGAGAGCAGATGTTGGAAGCTGGTCTTCCCAGACACACTTACACTCTGTATTTTTGGACATTCCTTTGATTCTTGTTACTCGGAATACTATTGCAATTAACAAATTACACACACATGTCAGTTTACAACTTAATTATTATTTCCGCTCCAAAAAAACACATGTGACAAATAGTTAAttctgtttttaataaaaaatgtatttaatgtaTTCTAGGTACCAAGGTATAGAAGGCTGGGCTCCTGCATCATATTTAAAGAAGGCTAAAGATGACCTACCATGTCGAAAGAAAAATATTGCCGGGCCTGTGGAGATTATAGGGAATATCATGGAAATTAGTAATCTCCTCAACAAGAAATCCAACGAAAAGGAGGCTCAGGCAGGGAATGAAGCTGAAGAGCCTCATATCAGCAAGAAAGAGATTAGTCTGCCAATCCTCTGCAATGACTCTAATGGCAACTCAATGGTGACATCTGAGAAACCAACACCCAGAGCCACCCCGGGGTCTCCGGCAGTAGCAAGAATAGCTCCCCAGAGATCTGAAATAAGTACGTATAAAAATGTCATCTATTTATGTCATAACACTCTTGTCACTGAAACTTGGTCCTCACTGACAAAATTGTGTAAGTGGACAGGTCACTGCCTCCAACAAGTCCCACACTCAGATTATAGTTGGCACattcttaaagggatattccattttatttttattttttgtaaatttccaaCCCATCCTGCTGTCACTTCCAATCTCACCCTAGATACCTCTCAGGAACACAGACGGGGAGTTCCAATAGTGAAATATTGCAACCAAGGGGAAAGACTTTTAAAGTGCTTTATTATACTCGCAAACGTTAGTTTAAAATGTGCACATCATTAAAAGGCCTGCTGTATAGGCATGCCTGACCCAGGTTTCGCACTTGCTTCCTCATGGGCAATAACTATTTCAACATCGTTCAGTCCTTTAAATACCTCCCTTTCCATGTATCCAGCAAATCAAAAACTTCCGTTTACATATCAAAGTATAACTTTGTGAGCAATGACAAAAAAATACCATGGCACTGGTCAAAAATGTGCATATCAAAGTACAGTGGCCGAAAACCACTTCAGGGCCATTTAACAAGTCACATAAACACTTCCAGTCCAATCGCTGACGGGATTCCCATTTTTAAACACTCCCTCAGTTAACATAAAGGCAATCTGGAGCCTGCCCCCTCAGAACAGTTATAGAGAGAAaatgaacatttgcagaaattttgcAAGGGAGTAGAAGACCAAAAATGTGCAGGTTTTAGCATGCACATATGGGTCATATTTCTCATTTTGTTCTACTTTTATTGATTTACAGCATTGTCATTGTCATTTTTTGTATTCTGTGTTTTAGTTTTTCTTACTGTTTTTCTGTGTCTAAGTGACTGTAGTTTACTTTTCTTTTGGCAAAGTATAACAGTGTGTATTTTATAAGATTTTGTACATTCTTTCAGTTTATAACTTTCTTTTGTACTTGGCAGGCTCTCCAAACCTTAGAATGAAGCCACCACCCCGGAGAGAATCTAGTCTGGTTTGTtgccctttattttattttcctttcttGGGAATATgatcattttcttttttgggcttAATTGAATTAATATCAGTAATGACATTTAAATAATGCAAAGACTCATTATAGGATGTATAGTAAGTGATATGCCTGTAAGCACTGCTAGTTGTGGAAAAAACTGATGAAACACAATAGATTCTCACAAAAGGTCAAGGCTAGGagacactaagggtactttcacactagcgttattcttttccggcactgagttccgtcctaggggctcaataccggaaaaatactgatcagttttatcctaatgcattctgaatggagagaaatccgttcaggatgcatccgttcagtccctctttttggacagagaaaataccacagcatgtgcagttttctctccggccaaaaatactgatcacttgccggaaagccggatccagcattaatttacattgaagtgtattagtgctggatccagcattaagtgttccggcaaaatgaaTCCGGCTTTCCGGTTTGCAcacgcgcagacctttaaaaatgcaaaaaaaatatagatacatTTTTCCAGAttacaccagagagacggatccgttatttcaatgcatttgttagatccgtctgacaaatgccatcagtttgcgtcggattgccggaactgcctgccggaatcctctgccacaagtgtgaaagtacccttagagacaTAATATACATTCCTAGGGTATGTTTAAGACCAGCAGATATATTGAATATTTATCTGTCATATATATATGATAAATTTAAATTcaaccaatatttggtgtgaccacaatttgccttcaaaactgcatcagttcttctaggtacacttgcacacagtttttgaaagaACCCAGcaaggaggttgttccaaacatcttggagaactaaccacagatctggatgtggatgtaggcttgttcaaatccttctgtctctttatgTAATCTCAGACAGGTTCCATgatattgagatcagggctctgtgggggccatatcatcacttccttggctccttgttcttctttatgctgaagaTTGTTCTTAATGACATTAGCTTTATGTTTGAGGTGCAGAATGGAGCCAGCCAGACGCTTCCTGACTGTATTGCATGATGTATCTACCTGTATTTCTCAGTATTGAGGGACACCATTAGTCCTGACCAAGTCCTCATCTCCATTTGCTGAAAAGACACATTTTCCTTGCAAATTTGGGTAAATGGAGTTGGagatttggtcaggattaatggtgtGCTCAATGCTAAGAAATCCAGGCAGATACTTATCCTTCATGCAATACCATGAGAGAACCGTCTGATTACATGAATTATCTTCATTGTAAAggagaacaaggagtcctgaaaGTGATGGCCCCCACAgaaccctgatctcaacatcatagaGTCTGTCTGGGATTTCATGAAGAGAAATAAttatttgagcaagcctacaaaTACAGAAGATCTATGGTTATTCTCCAAAATGTTTAGAACTACCTCCCTCCTGAGTTTCTTCAAAAACTCTgtacaagtgtacctagaagaactgatgctgtttttgAAGGCATACGAAGTATTGATTAGATTTCGATTTTTCTTTTATTCACTCACTTTGCACTTTGTGAATTGATCAAAATAAAGTATGAACactattttttaaatcatttttactTTGAAGCATTTTTTCACACCTGGCTAACACTTTTGTACAGCattgtatatataatacagatgcagtagagttaggctactttcacacttgcgtttgttgcggatccgtcatggatctgcacaaacgcatccgttcagataatacaaccgtctgcatccgttcagaacggatccgtttgtattatctttaacatagtcaaaacagatccgtcttgaagaccattgaaagtcaatgggggacggatctgttttcttttgtgccagattgtgtcagtgaaaacggatccgtccccattgatttacatggtgtgtcaggacggatccgtttgtattatctttaacatagtcaaaacagatccgtattgaacactattgaaagtcaatgggggacggatccgttttctattgtgctatattgtgtcagtgaaaatggatccgttccaattgatttacattgtgtgtcaggacggatcagtttggctcagtttcgtcagacggacaccaaaacgctgcaggcagcgttttggtgtccgcctccaaagcggaatggaggcggaacggatccaaatggagccaaactgatgcattctgagtggatccttatccattcagaatgcattaagggcaatactgatctgttttggaccgcttatgagatccctgaacggatctcgcaaacggaaactaaaactccagtgtgaaagtagcctaacacacatgctttatgagatgtgttatctaaactaaatgctctAAGCAAACGCCTgcaatggcttttgttttaagataacaccatgagttaagaaatttgagttaagagtttgtgtgttaaccccgCTACATCTGTAAATATATAATGTCATCTCCAGTTTAACGCTtcattgttttacatttttctgcGTGTGAATACTTATAGTTGTGTCATTGCTAATTATGTCTACAAGACCAGGTACTCTCTTTCTAAAATGGGACCTAAAAACAAACCATTTGAAACCATATCCTTGTTGATTTTTGTTCTCTAGGGATTTCAGTTGCCAAAACCTCCGGAGCCTCCATCAGTTGAAGTGGAGTATTACACAATTGCAGAGTTCCAGTCTTGCATATCTGACGGGATAAGTTTTCGAGGAGGTCAAAAGGCTGATGTAAGCAAAGATTTCTGTTCTTTGAAGCCTATGATGTAATGAGTAACTCCATCTATTGAGAGGGCATGACCTCAAATATGTCTACAAACCATAAAGTTGACATTTTTCAGGCCTGTGATCATTTAGAATTGACATAGAAAAGAATAAATTAGCATACAGTCCATTATATATACATATGCCATTAGTATAAttagtgaaaataataataaaaaaatgcataagcattataattaaaaaatatatataattaatctatataaatacattattttggattttttttttaataaaccatCTCTTTTAACGTGCTACAAAGGTCATATAGTCACTACATAGCAGCAACTTACAGTATCTTACTCATGTCTGTGAAGTGTAATATGAATGTCAAAGCCCTATTTCAGACGATTAGTTTTTCAAGAACCAGGGCAATATTATATGTAGAAATCGGGAAGCTGCCAAAGAAGAATTAAATCTTAAAATAggttattttggtgtttttacagGTCATTGAAAAGAATTCTGGTGGATGGTGGTATGTCCAGATTGGAGAAAAGGAAGGAtgggccccatgttcatatattgATAAAAGAAAGAAACCAAACCTAAACCGTAGGACAAGCACATTAACAAGACCAAAGGTCCCCCCACCTGCACCACCTACAAAACCTAAAGATGCAGAAGAAGTGTCAGCCACTCGTCATAGCTGCGCTATGGACTCCAAAGATTCACCAGTAAATCAAATATATGAGGAGCCAGAATATGATGTCCCAGCTTTTGGCTGTGATCCAGAATCTGATGCACATTACTCCATTTCTCAGAGCAATTTTGCTGATGAAATTGTAGAAAGTATGTTCCAGCCTTCCAAACCTTCTCCTGTTTCTACTCTCCAAAGAGCAAAATTTCAAGTGGGAGAATCCTGTGAAAATGTCAGCAATGAAGAAGAGACTATCTATGAAAATGATGGTTTCAGaccatatgtggatgacacagcaTCAAACAAAGAGTCAAGCGGAGATTCTGATTCACTGAAGAGTTCATCATTGGTGCCAAGAAACTCTCCATCTGGAACCCTTTCTAAACCAccacttttaaaaaataaatcagaaaGAAATGTccagcaggaaaccactaaaaaTGTTTCCTTCTCAACGAATGAACAGAAAAAACCCAGGTCTGTATCTGATGTTGGTTTGCGATCCGTGCCAAAGGTTGGAGCAAAGAAGGATTCTGAGCAAAAACCTGGAGTCATTCCTTCAACCAAAGCAAAGCCATCAGTTAGACCAAAACCCTTCATTAATAAAACTGATGGTCAAAGCCAGGAAAAAATGGACATTAGCACTTTGCGAAGACAACTAAGGCCAACGGGACAGCTTCGAAGTGGACTTAAAGGTTCTAAAAGTGAAGAATCAGAAAATCTTCCGAAGAGTGCATCAGAGGATATTGAAAGTCCACCAAGAAGAAGCTCCGTGGATAATCCTTCAAGTTCTTCACAATCATTTATATGTCCAAGTGATAAAGACAAATCTGAGGATAGTAATGAGAAAATATTTTGTACTGCCACAAGCACCTATCAAAAAGTTCTGGATACGGAAATAAGCTTTCCAGCAGGAGCAAAAGTAGAAGTCTTGGAGAAACTCGAAAGTGGTTGGTGGTATATAAGATACAAAGATTCAGAAGGTTGGGCACCATCACATTACTTAGACCAAGTAGATAATAAGCAATGGGAAACCTCAGCACCTGAGCCTGAATCTATGAAATGTAAAAAGAATGAAAATAAATCAAACAGCCTGGAAAAGATAGAAAAAAGAGTGCAAGCATTAAATACTATTAACCAAAGCAAAAGAACAACACCTCCAGTTCCCTCAAGGCCGCCTGTAGGATTCTTGAAACCTACAGGGCAAAGTAGTAACGTTGTAAAGTTAAGAAATGGAATAAAACAAATTGCGGTAAGACCCCAGTCTGTATTCGTTTCCCCACCACCCaaggaaaacaacattgcttgtCATCTGCGTAGAAATGAATCGCTGTCTGCTACAGATAATATGAGGTCTGTTCGAAGAAATTCTTCCTTTAACACCGTCCGCTCTCAGGTAAATGAGTCAAAATTCAAACCTACTGATAAAACAGAAGCGGATACAACTCAGATGGAAACATCTTTAAGATCTCCTCAAAGAAATGGGATCCCAGTGTCTACTGTTCGACCAAAACCCATTGAAAAGTCCCAGTTTATCCACAACAACCTTAAAGATATATACGTCTCTATTGCTGACTATGATGGAGATGATGAAACTGTTGGATTTCAAGAAGGGGTTTCTATGGAAGTGTTGGAGAAAAACTCTAATGGCTGGTGGTATTGCCATATTCTTGACAGCGCGAAACCATTTAAAGGATGGGTGCCTTCAAATTATTTAGAGAAAAAGAACTGAGATAAAAATATGACATAGACACCCTTGAGATATTTTCTTAATTTAAAGATTAGACTGAGCGTCCCTCTACTTGGAAAGCCAGCAATATGATCCTCCAAGTGGGGGAGACGCAATCTTCCTGTTTCTATAAAACAGGTATTAAAGAAGAAATTATCCCTGTGAAAAAAATGTTTGGAAATAACACAGGGCATTATATTATGATCAAACAGTTAAAAATGAAAACCACATTTGTGTGCCTTCACTTCATTATCTGGAACACGAGAAATgtcccctaaaaatccagggaaCTCCTATTGGCACGATCTGCAGAATGCTATGTCTGGGCTGCTGCTCCCTGAGGTCTTGTCTGTTTGCCAACAAGAATAGACACTTATTTAGTGtctgaaaaaaaatgtgtaacTCAAACAAGGAATGCTAGACGTTGTAATTAATCGTTTCTATCTGGTTTTTGACTTTATAGCCCATGTTCTAATTTGTGTCCAATTTTGCCTTTTGCATGTTTATCTGTGTATGTTCAAATTCGTAAAATTGTGTAGAAAACCGAaccctagtttttttttattttttttttttactttctattcATTGACTATTTATATAGCCGTTAGATTTTCTCCTCTTAAGTTTCAATACATTCAGTGAAATGGAAT
The sequence above is a segment of the Bufo gargarizans isolate SCDJY-AF-19 chromosome 6, ASM1485885v1, whole genome shotgun sequence genome. Coding sequences within it:
- the SH3PXD2A gene encoding SH3 and PX domain-containing protein 2A isoform X3, which translates into the protein MGEVHRRALARKMKMQVLDKFPIEAGQKDPKQRIIPFLPGKILFRRSHIRDVAVKRLKPIDEYCRALVKLPTHISRCEEVLRFFEARPEDLDPPKEDYGSSKRKSGADANSESMILEQYVVVSNYEKQENSEISLKTGELVDVIEKNESGWWFVSTAEEQGWVPATYLDCQSGTKDDSEINNSKSGDVTKRRKAHLRRLDRRWTLGGIVNRQQSREEKYVTTQSYTSKSKDEIGFEKGVTVEVIQKNLEGWWYIRYQGIEGWAPASYLKKAKDDLPCRKKNIAGPVEIIGNIMEISNLLNKKSNEKEAQAGNEAEEPHISKKEISLPILCNDSNGNSMVTSEKPTPRATPGSPAVARIAPQRSEISSPNLRMKPPPRRESSLGFQLPKPPEPPSVEVEYYTIAEFQSCISDGISFRGGQKADVIEKNSGGWWYVQIGEKEGWAPCSYIDKRKKPNLNRRTSTLTRPKVPPPAPPTKPKDAEEVSATRHSCAMDSKDSPVNQIYEEPEYDVPAFGCDPESDAHYSISQSNFADEIVESMFQPSKPSPVSTLQRAKFQVGESCENVSNEEETIYENDGFRPYVDDTASNKESSGDSDSLKSSSLVPRNSPSGTLSKPPLLKNKSERNVQQETTKNVSFSTNEQKKPRSVSDVGLRSVPKVGAKKDSEQKPGVIPSTKAKPSVRPKPFINKTDGQSQEKMDISTLRRQLRPTGQLRSGLKGSKSEESENLPKSASEDIESPPRRSSVDNPSSSSQSFICPSDKDKSEDSNEKIFCTATSTYQKVLDTEISFPAGAKVEVLEKLESGWWYIRYKDSEGWAPSHYLDQVDNKQWETSAPEPESMKCKKNENKSNSLEKIEKRVQALNTINQSKRTTPPVPSRPPVGFLKPTGQSSNVVKLRNGIKQIAVRPQSVFVSPPPKENNIACHLRRNESLSATDNMRSVRRNSSFNTVRSQVNESKFKPTDKTEADTTQMETSLRSPQRNGIPVSTVRPKPIEKSQFIHNNLKDIYVSIADYDGDDETVGFQEGVSMEVLEKNSNGWWYCHILDSAKPFKGWVPSNYLEKKN
- the SH3PXD2A gene encoding SH3 and PX domain-containing protein 2A isoform X2; its protein translation is MMSHGVVDACVQDVQKRRNPSKHYVYIIKVTWLDSTQQVIYRRYSKFFDLQMQVLDKFPIEAGQKDPKQRIIPFLPGKILFRRSHIRDVAVKRLKPIDEYCRALVKLPTHISRCEEVLRFFEARPEDLDPPKEDYGSSKRKSGADANSESMILEQYVVVSNYEKQENSEISLKTGELVDVIEKNESGWWFVSTAEEQGWVPATYLDCQSGTKDDSEINNSKSGDEEKYVTTQSYTSKSKDEIGFEKGVTVEVIQKNLEGWWYIRYQGIEGWAPASYLKKAKDDLPCRKKNIAGPVEIIGNIMEISNLLNKKSNEKEAQAGNEAEEPHISKKEISLPILCNDSNGNSMVTSEKPTPRATPGSPAVARIAPQRSEISSPNLRMKPPPRRESSLGFQLPKPPEPPSVEVEYYTIAEFQSCISDGISFRGGQKADVIEKNSGGWWYVQIGEKEGWAPCSYIDKRKKPNLNRRTSTLTRPKVPPPAPPTKPKDAEEVSATRHSCAMDSKDSPVNQIYEEPEYDVPAFGCDPESDAHYSISQSNFADEIVESMFQPSKPSPVSTLQRAKFQVGESCENVSNEEETIYENDGFRPYVDDTASNKESSGDSDSLKSSSLVPRNSPSGTLSKPPLLKNKSERNVQQETTKNVSFSTNEQKKPRSVSDVGLRSVPKVGAKKDSEQKPGVIPSTKAKPSVRPKPFINKTDGQSQEKMDISTLRRQLRPTGQLRSGLKGSKSEESENLPKSASEDIESPPRRSSVDNPSSSSQSFICPSDKDKSEDSNEKIFCTATSTYQKVLDTEISFPAGAKVEVLEKLESGWWYIRYKDSEGWAPSHYLDQVDNKQWETSAPEPESMKCKKNENKSNSLEKIEKRVQALNTINQSKRTTPPVPSRPPVGFLKPTGQSSNVVKLRNGIKQIAVRPQSVFVSPPPKENNIACHLRRNESLSATDNMRSVRRNSSFNTVRSQVNESKFKPTDKTEADTTQMETSLRSPQRNGIPVSTVRPKPIEKSQFIHNNLKDIYVSIADYDGDDETVGFQEGVSMEVLEKNSNGWWYCHILDSAKPFKGWVPSNYLEKKN
- the SH3PXD2A gene encoding SH3 and PX domain-containing protein 2A isoform X1, with the protein product MMSHGVVDACVQDVQKRRNPSKHYVYIIKVTWLDSTQQVIYRRYSKFFDLQMQVLDKFPIEAGQKDPKQRIIPFLPGKILFRRSHIRDVAVKRLKPIDEYCRALVKLPTHISRCEEVLRFFEARPEDLDPPKEDYGSSKRKSGADANSESMILEQYVVVSNYEKQENSEISLKTGELVDVIEKNESGWWFVSTAEEQGWVPATYLDCQSGTKDDSEINNSKSGDVTKRRKAHLRRLDRRWTLGGIVNRQQSREEKYVTTQSYTSKSKDEIGFEKGVTVEVIQKNLEGWWYIRYQGIEGWAPASYLKKAKDDLPCRKKNIAGPVEIIGNIMEISNLLNKKSNEKEAQAGNEAEEPHISKKEISLPILCNDSNGNSMVTSEKPTPRATPGSPAVARIAPQRSEISSPNLRMKPPPRRESSLGFQLPKPPEPPSVEVEYYTIAEFQSCISDGISFRGGQKADVIEKNSGGWWYVQIGEKEGWAPCSYIDKRKKPNLNRRTSTLTRPKVPPPAPPTKPKDAEEVSATRHSCAMDSKDSPVNQIYEEPEYDVPAFGCDPESDAHYSISQSNFADEIVESMFQPSKPSPVSTLQRAKFQVGESCENVSNEEETIYENDGFRPYVDDTASNKESSGDSDSLKSSSLVPRNSPSGTLSKPPLLKNKSERNVQQETTKNVSFSTNEQKKPRSVSDVGLRSVPKVGAKKDSEQKPGVIPSTKAKPSVRPKPFINKTDGQSQEKMDISTLRRQLRPTGQLRSGLKGSKSEESENLPKSASEDIESPPRRSSVDNPSSSSQSFICPSDKDKSEDSNEKIFCTATSTYQKVLDTEISFPAGAKVEVLEKLESGWWYIRYKDSEGWAPSHYLDQVDNKQWETSAPEPESMKCKKNENKSNSLEKIEKRVQALNTINQSKRTTPPVPSRPPVGFLKPTGQSSNVVKLRNGIKQIAVRPQSVFVSPPPKENNIACHLRRNESLSATDNMRSVRRNSSFNTVRSQVNESKFKPTDKTEADTTQMETSLRSPQRNGIPVSTVRPKPIEKSQFIHNNLKDIYVSIADYDGDDETVGFQEGVSMEVLEKNSNGWWYCHILDSAKPFKGWVPSNYLEKKN